In Anticarsia gemmatalis isolate Benzon Research Colony breed Stoneville strain chromosome 4, ilAntGemm2 primary, whole genome shotgun sequence, the DNA window ataattaacctcTCGCTACAAAGTTCAGGATCTCACTATCTATGAGTTGACATGTTTCGCACGTTCCAAGGTTACACTTGCGGTTCGGCAATGTTTGCATTATCAATAGCGATAAGATACGTAACTACCTAACTAGTAACATTTCATTTGGTATATTTGATGAATTTTCGGTGATTGTTTTGTAGGAGAGATTGCGGTTTTTCgtagtattattttttctatcaaGTCATCATATTGATATTGTATTCTTTTCTTTAATTACAGGTATCCACAATGTCGAAAATAAAGGCTGGACCCGTTGTTGACATCCTTGGTGATGAGATGACCAGAATTATTTGGGATCTCATCAaggaaaaacttattttaccttTCTTGGACATTGAACTGCATGTTTACGACTTGGGTATGGAAAATCGTGATAAGACTGACGATCAAGTTACCATTGATTGCGCTGAAGCCGTCAAGAAATACAATGTCGGCATCAAGTGCGCTACCATCACTCCCGATGAGAAGAGAGTTGAGGAATTCAAACTGAAGAAGATGTGGAAGAGTCCCAATGGAACTATCCGTAACATTCTCGGAGGAACAGTCTTCAGGGAAGCCATTATTTGCAAGAATATTCCTCGTCTTGTAACTGGCTGGGAAAAGCCCATCATTATCGGTCGTCACGCCCACGCTGATCAATACAAAGCCACTGACTTTGTAGTGCCCGGCGCCGGAACCCTTGAGCTCGTATACACACCTGCCGGTGGTGAACCCATCAGGCATGTTGTTAATGAGTACAAAGGTGCTGGTGTAGCTCTCGGTATGTTCAACACTGACGCATCAATCGTCGACTTCGCCCACTCCTCATTCAAGTACGCTCTGGACAGAAAATACCCGCTCTACTTGAGCACCAAGAATACCATCCTTAAGAAATACGATGGCCGTTTCAAGGATATCTTCCAAGACATTTACGAGAAGGAATACAAATCGCAGTTTGAAGCTGCCGGTATTTGGTACGAACATAGGTTGATCGATGATATGGTTGCTTACGCGATGAAGTCGGAAGGTGGATTCGTATGGGCGTGCAAGAACTACGACGGAGATGTTCAGTCTGACTCGGTTGCTCAAGGCTACGGTTCTCTCGGTTTAATGACATCTGTACTTATCTGCCCTGATGGCAAGACCGTCGAAGCGGAAGCTGCTCACGGCACAGTAACCAGACATTACCGATTCTACCAGCAAGGCAAGGAGACCTCCACCAACCCTATTGCTTCCATCTTTGCCTGGACCAGAGGTCTCCTTCACCGTGCTAAGTTGGACAACAACGCCGAACTTCAGAACTTTGCCGAAACCTTAGAAAAGGTTTGCATTGACACCATCGAATCTGGAGTAATGACCAAGGATCTTGCTATCTGCATTAAGGGTATGAACAACGTGAAGAGGTCAGACTACTACGAAACCTTCGAATTTATGGACAAACTCGCTGAAAACTTGAAGAAGAGTTTAGGTAAATGACTGCCTAATAGACACAAGACTTTGTGTAACCTGTGAATGATTTATtaccaatatttgtatgaatttttATACGTCACAAAGGGATCCAAgggtattttctttaaacattatttataacaattattctaatttattattgtaataaatgcatttttaaagtATATTCTTTGTAGACTTTGAATTTCGGCCTCACCTTGACCTCTTAGGTAACtcatagtaattttaaatgagagCAAACAATGAATGCTTGTTTTTCGTCAAGTAGTGacgtttaaatttaatttacattatgttTATGCACGGATACACTATTAAGTACTTACTATTAACATTGTGTATTTCCTCGGGAGAGATACATTCATGATGTCacataaactaaataatgaagtggaaatgaaaataaacaaatcttaTTACCAATTTTGAAACCAGTTGCCTTCAGTACAAAGCGAGAAATACATAGGTGCTAGACTAATAGTATTTCTAGCCTTTACCTATTTTATATACAGACTACGATTGAATAAATATGCTTATTTGGCTCCATGATGGAAAAAACCGTTCAATTTGcgcatattaataaattgaacaGGGAAATGGCTACGAGCAAAGCTATGCTAGCGCCACCAAGGGAcgtgaagaaaaatattgctaGAGTGCTGCCCAACTCGAGGTCAAGTCAAGTAGTTCTTCTAATCATACATAGATGGCAGTGTTCGTGTATCATTTGAGTTCATTGACTCGTTATTAAATCAACTGATTCTGATTATGTTAAAATACTATTACTTATGTTATGAACCGTGATAAGATAATGTTAAAATCTcttcttatttaatattatataacatccTTCCTATGTTACTCTTCGTATGagtgcaaaatattatttaacaaacgTTGCATAATGTTGTTAATTTGTTATCATACACACTCAACATTGTACCTACTCTCCATATCATATAAAATCAAATCTGATTAGATACCCGCATACTTTGTACCCTGTAACTAATAAatcccacctaccaacaaaacTATTCGTTTTCTCCAGTCCCACTCCGGTAAATATATGATAATCGAATCCACGACACCAGGCGCAAATCATTATCACTGCCGCGCCGTCTGACTTGAGCACATTCAGAATATTGTAATAGACACTTAATCTGACATGAAGCGAACCTATACTACCTCTTTGCTAATGACTGTATGCCATAGATATCAGAATCTTTAAAACATTACTGTGTTGTATGCTTCTAACAGTAGGTATGATAAACAGAAGCTACGACCGGCACATCAACAATGTATACGTATCAAAGTCTCCGCGCTTGTCGGAAATCTATCGATCATATTCGTTACGGATGCCTA includes these proteins:
- the Idh gene encoding isocitrate dehydrogenase [NADP] cytoplasmic: MSKIKAGPVVDILGDEMTRIIWDLIKEKLILPFLDIELHVYDLGMENRDKTDDQVTIDCAEAVKKYNVGIKCATITPDEKRVEEFKLKKMWKSPNGTIRNILGGTVFREAIICKNIPRLVTGWEKPIIIGRHAHADQYKATDFVVPGAGTLELVYTPAGGEPIRHVVNEYKGAGVALGMFNTDASIVDFAHSSFKYALDRKYPLYLSTKNTILKKYDGRFKDIFQDIYEKEYKSQFEAAGIWYEHRLIDDMVAYAMKSEGGFVWACKNYDGDVQSDSVAQGYGSLGLMTSVLICPDGKTVEAEAAHGTVTRHYRFYQQGKETSTNPIASIFAWTRGLLHRAKLDNNAELQNFAETLEKVCIDTIESGVMTKDLAICIKGMNNVKRSDYYETFEFMDKLAENLKKSLGK